A single Pantoea rwandensis DNA region contains:
- the tadA gene encoding tRNA adenosine(34) deaminase TadA: MNPQTDEYWMRHALGLARRAWEQGEVPVGAVLVQGDKVIGEGWNRPIGQCDPTAHAEIMALRQGGKILENYRLLDTTLYVTLEPCVMCAGAMVHSRITRLVYGAKDEKTGAAGSLMDVIGHPGMNHQIQIDCGVLADECAGMLSDFFRMRREQKKALRQAQREG, translated from the coding sequence GTGAACCCACAAACTGATGAATATTGGATGCGCCATGCGCTGGGGCTGGCGCGTCGCGCGTGGGAACAGGGCGAAGTGCCGGTGGGCGCGGTATTAGTGCAGGGCGATAAAGTGATCGGTGAAGGCTGGAATCGGCCGATTGGTCAGTGCGATCCGACCGCGCATGCCGAGATCATGGCGCTGCGCCAGGGCGGTAAAATTCTCGAAAACTATCGCCTGCTCGACACCACGTTGTATGTGACGCTGGAGCCGTGCGTGATGTGCGCCGGTGCGATGGTGCACAGCCGCATTACGCGGCTCGTCTATGGCGCAAAGGATGAGAAAACGGGCGCAGCGGGCTCGCTCATGGACGTGATTGGTCATCCAGGCATGAATCATCAGATTCAGATTGATTGCGGTGTACTGGCGGACGAGTGCGCCGGGATGTTAAGTGATTTCTTCCGCATGCGCCGCGAGCAAAAGAAAGCGCTGCGGCAGGCGCAGCGCGAAGGTTAG
- the pdxJ gene encoding pyridoxine 5'-phosphate synthase yields MAELLLGVNIDHIATVRNARGTNYPDPVQAAFVSEQAGADGITVHLREDRRHITDRDVRILRDTIQTRMNLEMAVTDEMIDIACDIKPHFVCLVPEKRQEVTTEGGLDVAGQQDKINAAVRLLSEAGILVSLFIDADHRQIEAAVASGAPYIEIHTGAYAEAPEGLEREAELSRIRKAATFAASLGLKVNAGHGLTYHNVQPIAELPEMHELNIGHAIIGRALFSGLADAVSEMKQLMREARR; encoded by the coding sequence ATGGCTGAGTTGCTGTTAGGGGTCAACATTGACCATATCGCCACCGTACGTAACGCACGTGGCACGAATTATCCCGATCCAGTCCAGGCTGCGTTTGTTTCTGAACAGGCGGGCGCAGATGGCATCACTGTGCACCTGCGTGAAGATCGTCGTCATATCACCGATCGCGATGTGCGTATTCTGCGCGACACCATCCAGACGCGCATGAATCTGGAGATGGCGGTGACCGATGAGATGATCGACATTGCCTGCGACATCAAGCCGCACTTCGTGTGTCTGGTGCCAGAAAAGCGCCAGGAAGTGACCACCGAAGGCGGATTAGATGTGGCGGGTCAGCAGGACAAAATCAACGCAGCGGTTCGCCTGCTGAGCGAAGCGGGTATCCTGGTGTCGCTGTTTATCGATGCCGATCATCGCCAGATTGAAGCGGCCGTTGCCAGCGGCGCACCTTACATTGAGATCCACACCGGCGCCTACGCGGAAGCACCGGAAGGGCTGGAGCGTGAAGCCGAGCTGTCTCGCATTCGCAAAGCGGCCACGTTTGCAGCCAGCCTGGGCTTGAAGGTTAATGCCGGTCACGGTCTGACGTATCACAATGTGCAACCGATCGCGGAACTGCCGGAGATGCACGAGCTTAACATTGGTCACGCTATCATTGGCCGTGCGCTGTTCAGTGGCCTGGCGGATGCGGTGTCAGAGATGAAGCAGTTGATGCGGGAAGCGCGTCGCTAA
- the acpS gene encoding holo-ACP synthase, protein MAILGLGSDIVEIERIAGVIERSGDRLARRVLSEAEWQQYQAHQQPVRFLAKRFAVKEAAAKAFGTGIRGGLAFNQFEVYNDALGKPGLRFFEQAKVIASQLGVKHVHVTLADERHYACATVIIED, encoded by the coding sequence ATGGCGATTCTTGGACTCGGCAGTGACATCGTTGAAATTGAACGTATTGCCGGTGTGATTGAGCGATCCGGCGATCGTCTGGCGCGTCGCGTCTTAAGCGAAGCCGAGTGGCAACAGTATCAGGCGCACCAGCAGCCGGTGCGTTTTCTTGCCAAACGTTTTGCGGTGAAAGAAGCGGCGGCCAAAGCCTTTGGTACCGGAATTCGCGGTGGCCTGGCCTTTAATCAATTCGAAGTGTACAACGATGCGCTTGGCAAACCGGGCTTACGCTTTTTCGAACAGGCAAAAGTGATTGCCAGCCAGTTGGGCGTGAAACATGTGCATGTTACCCTGGCCGATGAGCGCCACTACGCCTGCGCAACGGTGATCATCGAAGACTAA
- the era gene encoding GTPase Era translates to MSEIETHSGFIAIVGRPNVGKSTLLNQLLGQKVSITSRKPQTTRHRIMGIHTEGAYQAIYVDTPGLHMEEKRAINRLMNRAASSSIGDVELVIFVVEGTRWTPDDEMVLNKLRDGKVPVVLAVNKVDNIQDKTILLPHLQFLSQQMNFLEIVPISAESGKNVDAIAAIARKCLPKSDHHFPEDYITDRSQRFMASEIIREKLMRFLGAELPYSVTVEIEQFVSNDRGGYDINGLILVEREGQKKMVIGNKGAKIKTIGIEARKDMEEMFEAKVHLELWVKVKSGWADDERALRSLGYTDE, encoded by the coding sequence ATGAGCGAAATCGAAACACACAGCGGCTTTATCGCGATTGTCGGCCGACCTAACGTCGGCAAATCCACCTTACTGAACCAGTTATTGGGGCAGAAAGTGTCGATCACCTCGCGTAAACCGCAAACCACGCGTCACCGCATCATGGGCATTCACACCGAAGGCGCTTATCAGGCGATCTACGTGGATACCCCAGGGCTGCACATGGAAGAGAAGCGGGCGATTAACCGCCTGATGAACCGTGCTGCCAGCAGCTCAATTGGTGATGTGGAGCTGGTGATTTTTGTTGTTGAAGGCACCCGCTGGACGCCGGACGATGAAATGGTCTTGAACAAGCTGCGCGACGGCAAAGTGCCGGTGGTGCTGGCCGTTAACAAGGTCGACAATATTCAGGATAAAACTATTCTGCTGCCGCATCTGCAGTTCCTGAGCCAGCAGATGAACTTCCTTGAGATCGTGCCGATCTCGGCGGAAAGCGGTAAAAACGTCGATGCGATTGCCGCTATCGCGCGTAAATGCCTGCCGAAATCTGACCATCACTTCCCGGAAGATTACATCACCGATCGCTCACAGCGCTTTATGGCGTCTGAGATCATCCGTGAAAAACTGATGCGCTTCCTCGGTGCCGAACTGCCTTACTCAGTGACCGTGGAAATCGAACAATTCGTCTCTAACGATCGTGGTGGCTATGACATCAACGGTCTGATCCTCGTCGAGCGCGAAGGGCAGAAGAAGATGGTGATTGGCAACAAAGGCGCCAAGATTAAAACCATCGGTATTGAAGCGCGTAAAGACATGGAAGAGATGTTTGAAGCTAAAGTGCATCTCGAACTGTGGGTTAAAGTGAAATCGGGTTGGGCGGATGACGAACGTGCACTGCGCAGCCTGGGCTATACAGACGAATAA
- the mltF gene encoding membrane-bound lytic murein transglycosylase MltF translates to MKRLKINYLLIGLITVLLALALWPSIPWYGGGKDALSQIKSRGVLRISTVNSPLTYYTINNAPAGMDYELAKRFADYLGVKLEVTVRPNLGDLFDDLDDGKADLLAAGLIYNGERLAHYQSGPSYYSVSQQLVYRIDKPRPKTLGDLKGRLIVQSGSAYLSTLRSAKADSYPDLDWAISTDQGQKALLEAVADGKLDYTVGDSVTIGLLQRIHPQLAVAFDITDEEPVTWYLPRNDDDSLNAAMLDFYSQMGEEGTMARLEEKYLGHVGTFDYVDTRTFLRAIDNTLPDIKPLFEKYAASMDWRLLAAISYQESHWNPQATSPTGVRGMMMLTRNTADSLDVNDRLDPEQSIRGGSEYLQRMMEKVPDTIPDDERIWFALAAYNMGYAHMLDARKLTAKQGGNPDSWADVKQRLPMLSQKRYYAQTSYGYARGHEAYNYVENIRKYQISLVGYLQEQEKRIAQQSALEAELGAGYPAVEPKIAMN, encoded by the coding sequence TTGAAACGCCTGAAAATAAACTATCTGCTGATCGGTCTGATCACCGTGCTGCTTGCGCTGGCACTGTGGCCTTCCATCCCCTGGTACGGGGGCGGAAAAGACGCGTTATCGCAGATTAAATCACGTGGAGTGCTGCGCATCAGTACCGTCAACTCCCCGCTGACTTACTACACCATCAATAATGCACCAGCCGGTATGGATTACGAGCTGGCGAAACGCTTCGCCGATTATCTTGGCGTCAAACTCGAGGTTACGGTGCGTCCGAACCTCGGCGATCTGTTTGACGATCTGGATGATGGTAAGGCGGATTTGCTCGCAGCTGGGCTGATCTACAACGGTGAACGCCTTGCCCACTATCAAAGTGGACCGAGCTACTACTCTGTTTCGCAGCAGTTGGTGTACCGCATTGATAAGCCACGGCCGAAGACGCTCGGCGATTTGAAAGGCCGCCTGATTGTGCAGTCCGGTTCGGCATATCTGTCAACTTTACGTTCCGCCAAAGCTGACAGCTATCCCGATCTCGATTGGGCGATCTCTACCGATCAGGGACAGAAAGCGCTGCTGGAAGCCGTCGCCGACGGCAAGCTGGATTACACCGTGGGCGATTCGGTCACCATCGGCTTATTGCAGCGCATCCATCCGCAGCTGGCCGTCGCATTTGACATCACCGATGAAGAACCGGTTACCTGGTATCTGCCACGCAATGATGATGACAGTCTGAATGCGGCAATGCTCGACTTCTATAGCCAGATGGGCGAAGAGGGCACAATGGCGCGCCTCGAAGAGAAGTATCTCGGTCACGTTGGCACTTTTGATTACGTGGATACCCGCACCTTCCTGCGCGCGATTGATAACACGTTGCCGGATATCAAACCGTTGTTTGAGAAATACGCGGCGAGCATGGACTGGCGTCTGCTGGCAGCCATCTCTTATCAGGAGTCGCACTGGAATCCGCAGGCGACCTCGCCGACCGGCGTGCGCGGCATGATGATGTTGACGCGTAACACCGCTGACAGCCTCGACGTCAACGATCGCCTTGATCCTGAGCAGAGCATCCGTGGCGGCAGCGAATACCTGCAACGTATGATGGAGAAGGTGCCGGACACCATTCCTGATGATGAGCGCATCTGGTTTGCATTAGCGGCATATAACATGGGCTATGCGCACATGCTGGATGCCCGCAAGCTGACGGCCAAACAAGGCGGTAATCCTGATAGCTGGGCCGATGTCAAACAGCGTCTGCCGATGCTGAGCCAGAAGCGTTATTACGCGCAAACCTCCTACGGCTACGCGCGCGGCCATGAAGCCTACAACTATGTAGAGAACATCCGTAAGTATCAGATCAGTCTGGTGGGATATCTGCAGGAACAGGAGAAGCGCATCGCTCAGCAGTCGGCGCTGGAAGCCGAACTGGGCGCCGGTTACCCGGCGGTCGAACCTAAGATTGCGATGAACTAA
- the yfhb gene encoding phosphatidylglycerophosphatase C, translating into MTKGTQRRVVFFDLDGTLHQQDMFGTFMRYLLRRQPINLLLVVPLLPVIGLGMLFKGRAARWPMSLLLWAITFGHSELRLRQREAAFATWFRQRVTAFPVVQQRLTDYLSSDDADVWLITGSPQSLVEQVYFDSAFLPRVQLIASQMQPGLGGRVLAMRCLGHEKVAQLEEKIGTPLQLYSGYSDSKQDNPLLFFCQHRWRVTSRGELQQLE; encoded by the coding sequence TTGACAAAGGGTACGCAACGCCGCGTGGTGTTTTTCGATCTCGATGGCACGCTGCATCAGCAGGACATGTTTGGCACCTTTATGCGTTATCTGCTGCGACGTCAGCCGATCAACCTGTTGCTGGTGGTGCCGCTGTTGCCGGTGATTGGTCTGGGAATGCTGTTTAAAGGGCGCGCTGCGCGCTGGCCAATGAGCTTGCTGCTGTGGGCCATTACCTTCGGCCACAGTGAGCTGCGCCTGCGTCAGCGTGAGGCCGCGTTCGCGACATGGTTCCGCCAGCGCGTCACCGCTTTTCCGGTGGTGCAACAACGTCTGACGGATTATCTCAGCAGCGATGATGCGGATGTGTGGCTGATCACCGGTTCGCCACAATCACTGGTGGAGCAGGTCTATTTCGATTCGGCCTTTCTGCCGCGCGTTCAACTGATTGCCAGCCAGATGCAACCCGGTTTAGGGGGGCGCGTATTAGCCATGCGTTGCCTCGGGCATGAGAAGGTTGCTCAACTCGAAGAGAAGATTGGTACACCATTGCAACTCTACAGCGGTTACAGCGACAGTAAACAGGATAACCCGCTGCTGTTCTTCTGCCAGCATCGCTGGCGGGTAACATCACGCGGTGAGCTGCAACAGCTGGAGTGA
- a CDS encoding YfhL family 4Fe-4S dicluster ferredoxin yields MALLITAKCINCDMCEPECPNQAISLGEMIYEIDVDRCTECVGHYDVPTCQSVCPIDNTIISDPQHPETREALWEKFVVLHP; encoded by the coding sequence ATGGCTTTACTCATTACGGCGAAATGCATCAATTGCGATATGTGCGAACCTGAATGCCCGAACCAGGCTATCAGCTTAGGTGAGATGATCTATGAGATTGATGTCGACCGCTGCACCGAGTGCGTAGGTCATTATGATGTGCCGACCTGCCAAAGCGTCTGCCCGATTGATAACACCATTATTTCTGACCCACAGCACCCGGAAACCCGCGAGGCGCTGTGGGAGAAATTTGTCGTGTTGCACCCTTAG
- the lepB gene encoding signal peptidase I, with amino-acid sequence MANMFALILVIATLITGVIWCIDRFKWAPARRAKQAAAQAQAGNALDGKTLAKVAAQPGWVETAASVFPVLAVVLIVRSFIFEPFQIPSGSMMPTLLIGDFILVEKFAYGIKDPITQTTLIPTGHPQRGDVAVFKYPKDPSVDYIKRVIGLPGDKVVFDPYSKTLTVNPGCGTGKCDTALPITYTNVEPSRFIQTFSGFDGNEAGNGFFEAPQGETMKGGLRLGTRKETLGTVTHDILLVNEAQSQASMYYQQPGQPQSTWIVPEGQYFMMGDNRDNSADSRYWGFVPEKNLVGKAVAIWMSFEKQEGQWPTGVRLSRIGGIH; translated from the coding sequence ATGGCTAATATGTTCGCCCTGATTCTGGTGATCGCCACGCTAATAACCGGTGTTATCTGGTGTATCGATCGCTTTAAATGGGCTCCGGCGCGTCGTGCTAAGCAGGCAGCTGCACAAGCGCAGGCAGGTAACGCATTGGACGGCAAAACGCTGGCCAAAGTGGCGGCTCAGCCAGGCTGGGTAGAAACGGCGGCATCGGTGTTCCCGGTGCTGGCGGTGGTACTGATCGTTCGCTCATTTATTTTTGAGCCGTTCCAGATCCCATCAGGTTCCATGATGCCGACGTTGCTGATTGGTGATTTTATTCTGGTGGAGAAGTTTGCTTACGGAATCAAAGATCCGATTACTCAAACCACGCTGATCCCAACGGGTCATCCGCAGCGCGGTGATGTGGCGGTGTTTAAATACCCGAAAGATCCGAGCGTCGATTACATTAAACGTGTTATCGGTCTGCCGGGCGACAAAGTGGTGTTTGATCCTTACAGCAAAACGCTGACGGTTAACCCGGGTTGTGGCACAGGCAAATGCGATACTGCGTTGCCGATCACCTATACCAACGTGGAGCCAAGCCGCTTCATTCAAACCTTCAGCGGCTTTGATGGCAATGAAGCCGGCAACGGCTTCTTTGAAGCACCACAGGGCGAAACCATGAAGGGCGGCCTGCGTCTGGGAACACGTAAAGAGACGCTGGGCACGGTGACGCACGATATCCTGTTAGTAAACGAAGCGCAGAGCCAGGCAAGCATGTATTATCAGCAGCCGGGTCAGCCGCAATCCACGTGGATCGTGCCGGAAGGGCAATATTTCATGATGGGTGATAACCGCGATAACAGCGCCGACAGCCGCTACTGGGGCTTTGTGCCTGAGAAGAATCTGGTCGGTAAAGCGGTGGCTATCTGGATGAGCTTTGAGAAACAAGAAGGACAGTGGCCTACGGGCGTGCGCTTAAGTCGCATCGGCGGAATCCACTAA
- a CDS encoding MurR/RpiR family transcriptional regulator → MSSLLRIRQLYPRLALNERRLADFLLSQPDRARHLSSQKLAEESGVSQSSVVKFAQKLGYKGFPALKLALSESLADRDAITVHNHILSDDPLKVVGEKLLTEKISAIRATLDINSEEKLLQTLQLLKNANRILLVGIGASGLVAKDFSWKLMKIGINAVAEQDMHALLASVQAMAPGDVLLAISYTGERREINLAAQEAAQLGVDVLAFTGFTPNSLQQCATICLYTVAEEQSTRSAAISSTSAQLALTDLLFMALVQNDPERASSHIRHSEELVKKLV, encoded by the coding sequence ATGAGTTCATTGCTGCGAATTCGCCAGCTCTACCCTCGACTGGCGCTAAATGAGCGTCGGCTGGCGGATTTTTTGCTGTCGCAGCCGGATCGGGCACGGCATCTGAGTTCACAAAAACTGGCTGAGGAATCAGGCGTCAGCCAGTCGAGCGTGGTGAAGTTTGCCCAAAAATTGGGCTATAAGGGATTTCCTGCGCTGAAACTGGCACTGAGTGAGTCGCTGGCGGATCGTGACGCCATCACCGTGCACAATCATATTCTCAGCGACGATCCCCTCAAAGTGGTCGGCGAAAAATTACTGACTGAGAAAATTTCCGCTATCCGCGCCACGCTGGATATCAACAGCGAAGAGAAACTGCTGCAAACCCTGCAATTGCTGAAAAACGCCAACCGCATTTTGTTAGTGGGCATCGGTGCGTCGGGGTTAGTGGCGAAAGATTTCTCATGGAAGCTGATGAAGATTGGCATCAACGCGGTCGCTGAGCAGGATATGCATGCTTTACTGGCGAGCGTGCAGGCGATGGCACCGGGAGATGTGCTGCTGGCGATTTCCTATACCGGTGAGCGGCGTGAAATTAACCTTGCGGCGCAGGAAGCCGCGCAGTTGGGAGTCGACGTGCTGGCGTTTACCGGCTTTACTCCCAACTCACTGCAACAGTGCGCGACAATTTGCCTGTACACCGTTGCCGAGGAGCAAAGTACGCGCAGTGCCGCAATCTCATCCACCAGTGCACAACTGGCGCTGACCGACCTGCTGTTTATGGCGTTGGTACAAAACGATCCAGAGCGCGCTTCCAGCCACATACGGCATAGTGAAGAGTTGGTAAAAAAATTGGTGTGA
- the recO gene encoding DNA repair protein RecO has product MEGWQRAFVLHSRPYSETSLLLDLFSESEGRVRVLAKGARSRRSQLKGALQPFTPLLVRWGGRGEVKTLRSAEAVSLALPLSGITLYCGLYVNELLSRVLEQEIPFSDLFFDYLHCIQMLAAGSGTPEPALRRFELALLGHLGYGVDFLHCAGSGEEIDDGMTYSYREEKGFIASLVVNQRSFTGRQLRALWAREFPDADSLRAAKRFTRMALKPYLGGKPLKSQELFRQFVPKKKPDVAND; this is encoded by the coding sequence ATGGAAGGCTGGCAACGCGCCTTTGTGCTGCATAGTCGCCCTTACAGCGAAACCAGCCTCCTGCTCGATCTGTTCAGCGAAAGCGAAGGGCGCGTCCGCGTCCTCGCCAAAGGCGCACGCTCGCGCCGTTCCCAACTCAAAGGTGCACTCCAACCCTTCACGCCGCTGTTGGTGCGTTGGGGCGGGCGTGGCGAAGTCAAAACGCTGCGCAGCGCCGAAGCGGTGTCGCTGGCATTACCGCTCAGTGGCATCACGCTCTATTGCGGGCTGTACGTTAACGAACTGCTGTCCCGCGTGCTTGAGCAGGAAATTCCTTTCTCCGATCTTTTCTTTGATTATCTCCATTGCATCCAGATGCTGGCCGCAGGCAGCGGCACGCCTGAACCGGCGCTGCGTCGCTTTGAACTGGCGCTGCTGGGCCATCTGGGTTACGGCGTGGATTTCCTGCACTGTGCGGGCAGTGGTGAAGAGATCGATGACGGCATGACGTACAGCTACCGTGAAGAGAAGGGCTTTATCGCCAGCCTGGTGGTGAACCAACGCAGTTTCACCGGTCGCCAGCTGCGTGCGCTGTGGGCACGTGAGTTTCCTGATGCCGACAGCCTGCGTGCTGCCAAGCGGTTCACGCGTATGGCGCTTAAGCCTTATCTGGGCGGAAAACCGCTGAAGAGCCAGGAATTGTTTCGCCAGTTTGTGCCAAAAAAGAAGCCCGATGTGGCAAACGACTAG
- the rnc gene encoding ribonuclease III, translated as MNPILINKLQRKLGYTFTHPELLQQALTHRSASSKHNERLEFLGDSILSYVIANALYHRFPRVDEGDMSRMRATLVRGNTLAEMAREFELGECLRLGPGELKSGGFRRESILADTVEALIGGIFLDSNIQTVEKLILDWYQNRLDEISPGDKQKDPKTRLQEFLQGRHLPLPSYLVVQVRGEAHDQEFTIHCQVSGMADPVVGVGSSRRKAEQAAAEQALIKLGLE; from the coding sequence ATGAACCCCATCCTTATTAACAAGCTGCAGCGCAAACTGGGCTACACTTTTACTCATCCGGAACTACTGCAGCAAGCATTGACTCACCGCAGTGCCAGCAGCAAGCACAATGAACGTCTTGAGTTTCTTGGCGATTCTATTCTCAGCTATGTGATAGCCAATGCGCTTTATCATCGCTTCCCACGTGTGGATGAAGGTGACATGAGCCGCATGCGCGCTACGCTGGTGCGGGGCAATACCCTGGCAGAGATGGCGCGTGAGTTTGAACTCGGCGAATGTTTACGTCTCGGACCGGGCGAGTTGAAGAGTGGCGGTTTCCGTCGCGAATCGATTCTTGCTGATACGGTTGAAGCGCTGATTGGCGGTATCTTCCTCGACAGCAACATTCAAACCGTTGAGAAACTGATCCTCGATTGGTACCAAAATCGCCTTGATGAGATCAGCCCGGGTGATAAGCAAAAAGATCCAAAAACGCGTCTGCAGGAGTTTCTGCAAGGGCGTCACCTGCCGCTGCCTTCTTATCTGGTGGTGCAAGTGCGTGGTGAAGCCCACGATCAGGAATTCACCATTCACTGTCAGGTGAGTGGCATGGCAGACCCGGTGGTGGGTGTAGGTTCCAGCCGCCGTAAAGCAGAGCAAGCTGCCGCTGAGCAGGCATTAATTAAGCTTGGTCTCGAATAA